The following coding sequences lie in one Spinacia oleracea cultivar Varoflay chromosome 1, BTI_SOV_V1, whole genome shotgun sequence genomic window:
- the LOC130463559 gene encoding uncharacterized protein, translating to MCEDLIFKLVGHELEDISILDIKPWVMHAEVAEKFLSFENQVFLAGDAAHRFPPAGGFGMNTGIQDAQNLAWKLAAVVNGIAPTTLLITYET from the exons ATGTGTGAGGATTTGATTTTTAAATTGGTTGGTCATGAGCTTGAAGATATATCTATACTCGATATTAAGCCTTGGGTAATGCATGCTGAAGTTGCTGAGAAGTTTTTGTCCTTTGAAAACCAAGTTTTTCTAGCTGGTGATGCCGCTCATCGTTTTCCTCCAGCCGGTGGATTTG GCATGAATACTGGGATTCAGGATGCTCAAAATCTTGCTTGGAAGCTGGCTGCAGTTGTCAACGGTATTGCTCCAACCACACTTCTCATCACATATGAAACATAA